A part of Pantoea vagans genomic DNA contains:
- a CDS encoding diguanylate cyclase — translation MTIEILSPQNNPPNRWLSALVLGCVVFVLTMFCLELIVVSGKISPLWFPTTLMTVVVFRCPSRQLPLLLTACVLGTAGANAIIIGPALANIKFALLNLIQASVGGMLLRALLDRRAPLNSLHDWARMVVSVGIVTPLLGGVLAIWTLQVSGHASFPFFYTWVISEIIGMLVLGPMLLLLPWPLRRAQFSDLRLAESLLTLVLTLGASYLALRFLPWPFTFIVVILFWCAVRLPKLQAFVLFFLNASFISMLLAFDLVNVVNNNSALGPVSSWLPFLLVLIPSHIMSLVMDAFRREKLHITDSETRFRHAMEYSAIGMALVAPQGNWLQVNRSLCQILGYPAEELKRLTFQQITHPDDLSLDLEHATRLLEGEIDTYTFEKRYFRKDGEIVWARLTVSLVRDSSYAPLYFIAQIIDISELKQSEQVNRRLMERITLANEAGGIGVWEWNLLTGEMLWDKRMYALFGLAPHESPSYDLWVHLLHPADREYAALTVQQAIELRSAFHMEYRVVDAQGQRWVRTQANRQLSKEGRIERMLGICQDITPLRNLNEALFQEKERMAITLDSIGEAVISTDKEMRVAFMNPVAEKMSGLSQEQAAGQPLSELLHITQGRNGPEVENLLLCQLPAEKITPGLAEDLVLHTPDGGHIDIHYSITPLRSEAGLEQGAVMVIQDVSESRKLMKRLSYSALHDTLTRLPNRASFELQLKRLLFDAAEHQHQHVLVFIDLDKFKAVNDSAGHAAGDALLRELSDLMQHHLRSSDFLARLGGDEFALLMPDCEVDQAHDVVQRIVAAVNDYRFQWLGRLYHVGASAGVTQISADNCQSGDVLSQADIACYNAKRSGRGRLVIYEQHRLPLPGNHQGMDAAMIDALQIELPAWAVAPPKTPQAAFIWLLEVQLLTADGLLVDETLLRNNLPDDSLRRRLDNNILDTFFRHDVQRLNSKGIPVILPLNAQVLNDAVFVQQLCQRFVAEGLSDSRCGFAFPAASVLSKGDQLYAALMQLRQCGCRVVLQHFGRNLDAFNLLSDEVVDYLVLAPELVANVHNNLMDEMLLTIIQGQATQRNISVLAGPISVPAVLSTLATLDVDGVWGSAVAEHQPLRSLAEDRIFAIR, via the coding sequence ATGACGATAGAGATCCTGTCCCCGCAAAATAACCCGCCAAACCGCTGGCTCTCGGCCCTGGTGCTTGGCTGCGTGGTGTTTGTCCTGACGATGTTCTGTCTTGAACTGATCGTTGTCAGCGGGAAGATTTCCCCGCTCTGGTTCCCGACCACCTTAATGACCGTCGTGGTTTTCCGCTGCCCGTCACGACAGCTGCCGCTGCTGCTGACCGCCTGTGTGCTGGGCACTGCGGGGGCGAATGCCATCATCATCGGACCTGCCCTCGCTAATATTAAATTCGCGCTGCTTAATCTTATTCAGGCCAGCGTGGGTGGCATGCTGCTGCGCGCCCTGCTGGATCGGCGCGCGCCGCTGAATTCGCTGCATGACTGGGCAAGGATGGTGGTGTCAGTCGGCATCGTGACCCCGCTGCTCGGCGGCGTGCTGGCGATCTGGACGCTGCAGGTCAGTGGCCATGCCTCGTTTCCCTTCTTCTATACCTGGGTCATCTCCGAGATCATCGGGATGCTGGTATTAGGCCCGATGCTGCTGCTGCTGCCCTGGCCGCTACGGCGCGCGCAGTTCAGCGATCTGCGGCTGGCCGAATCGCTGCTGACCCTGGTGCTTACCCTCGGTGCCAGTTATCTGGCACTGCGTTTCCTGCCGTGGCCCTTTACCTTTATTGTGGTGATCCTGTTCTGGTGCGCGGTTCGTCTGCCCAAGCTGCAGGCGTTTGTCCTCTTCTTCCTGAACGCCAGTTTTATCTCGATGCTGCTGGCTTTTGATCTGGTCAACGTGGTCAATAACAACAGCGCCCTCGGCCCGGTCTCCAGCTGGCTGCCGTTTCTGCTGGTGTTAATCCCCAGTCACATTATGTCGCTGGTGATGGACGCGTTCCGGCGCGAAAAACTTCACATTACCGACAGTGAAACCCGCTTTCGTCACGCCATGGAGTATTCCGCCATCGGTATGGCTCTCGTCGCGCCGCAGGGCAACTGGCTGCAGGTGAATCGATCTCTCTGTCAGATTCTGGGCTATCCGGCAGAAGAGCTGAAGCGTCTGACCTTTCAGCAGATTACCCATCCCGACGATCTCAGCCTCGACCTGGAACATGCGACCCGGTTGCTGGAGGGTGAGATTGATACCTACACTTTTGAGAAGCGCTATTTCCGTAAAGATGGCGAAATTGTCTGGGCGCGGCTGACGGTCTCGCTGGTGCGCGACAGTAGCTATGCCCCGCTCTACTTTATTGCGCAGATTATCGATATCTCAGAACTGAAGCAGAGTGAGCAGGTGAACCGCCGGCTGATGGAGCGTATTACGCTGGCCAACGAGGCGGGCGGCATCGGCGTGTGGGAGTGGAACCTGCTGACCGGCGAGATGTTATGGGACAAGCGCATGTACGCCCTGTTTGGCCTTGCGCCGCATGAGTCACCCAGCTATGACCTCTGGGTCCATCTGCTCCATCCTGCCGATCGCGAGTATGCCGCGCTGACGGTGCAGCAGGCAATTGAGCTGCGCAGTGCTTTTCATATGGAGTACCGCGTGGTCGATGCCCAGGGACAGCGCTGGGTGCGCACCCAGGCTAACCGGCAACTGAGCAAAGAGGGGCGCATTGAGCGCATGCTGGGCATCTGCCAGGACATCACGCCGCTGCGCAATCTTAATGAGGCGCTGTTTCAGGAGAAAGAGCGCATGGCGATCACCCTGGATTCCATCGGCGAAGCGGTGATCAGCACCGATAAAGAGATGCGCGTCGCCTTTATGAACCCGGTAGCAGAGAAGATGAGTGGCCTGTCGCAGGAACAGGCAGCCGGTCAGCCGCTGAGTGAACTGCTGCATATCACTCAGGGGCGTAACGGCCCCGAAGTCGAGAATCTGCTGTTATGCCAGCTACCAGCGGAAAAAATCACCCCCGGTCTGGCGGAAGATCTGGTGCTGCATACGCCCGATGGTGGCCATATCGATATTCACTACAGCATCACACCGCTGCGCTCCGAAGCGGGCCTGGAACAGGGTGCCGTAATGGTTATTCAGGATGTGAGTGAGTCGCGCAAACTGATGAAACGGCTGAGCTATAGCGCGCTGCATGACACCCTGACCCGCCTGCCGAACCGCGCCAGTTTCGAGCTTCAGCTTAAACGTCTGCTGTTTGATGCGGCCGAACATCAGCATCAGCATGTGCTGGTCTTTATCGACCTGGATAAGTTTAAAGCGGTCAATGACAGCGCCGGACATGCCGCAGGCGATGCATTACTGCGTGAGCTCTCCGATTTAATGCAGCATCACCTGCGCAGCAGTGATTTCCTGGCCCGGCTGGGCGGCGACGAGTTTGCGCTGCTGATGCCCGATTGCGAAGTCGATCAGGCGCATGACGTGGTGCAGCGCATCGTCGCCGCGGTCAATGATTACCGGTTCCAGTGGCTGGGCCGCCTTTATCATGTGGGTGCCAGCGCGGGCGTCACGCAGATTTCAGCGGATAACTGCCAGAGCGGCGATGTGCTTTCGCAGGCGGATATCGCCTGTTACAACGCCAAACGCAGCGGGCGCGGACGGCTGGTCATCTACGAACAGCATCGTTTACCGCTGCCGGGTAATCATCAGGGCATGGATGCAGCAATGATTGATGCGCTGCAGATCGAACTGCCGGCCTGGGCCGTTGCGCCACCTAAAACACCGCAGGCGGCCTTTATCTGGCTGCTTGAGGTGCAGCTTTTAACGGCTGACGGGCTGCTGGTGGATGAAACCCTGCTGCGCAATAACCTGCCTGACGATTCGCTGCGTCGCCGGCTGGATAACAATATTCTGGATACTTTTTTCCGTCACGATGTGCAGAGGCTGAATAGCAAAGGCATTCCGGTGATCCTGCCACTCAATGCACAGGTACTGAACGATGCCGTCTTCGTGCAGCAACTCTGTCAGCGCTTTGTTGCCGAGGGACTCTCTGACAGCCGCTGTGGTTTCGCTTTCCCTGCCGCCAGCGTGCTGAGCAAAGGCGATCAGCTCTATGCCGCGCTGATGCAACTGCGGCAGTGTGGCTGTCGTGTCGTGTTGCAGCATTTTGGCCGTAACCTGGATGCCTTCAATCTGCTGAGTGACGAAGTGGTTGATTATCTGGTGCTGGCCCCTGAACTGGTTGCTAACGTCCATAATAATCTGATGGATGAGATGCTGCTGACCATCATTCAGGGCCAGGCAACGCAGCGCAATATCTCGGTGCTGGCCGGTCCGATTTCAGTACCCGCCGTACTCAGCACGCTGGCGACCCTTGATGTGGATGGCGTCTGGGGCAGTGCCGTGGCCGAGCATCAGCCGTTGCGTTCTCTGGCTGAAGATCGCATCTTCGCTATCCGTTAA
- a CDS encoding phosphatase PAP2 family protein encodes MHWKTLTYFGDSMLLIPTAVIIALILPWKSDNRLTVFYWIVAFGLAGLTVSLSKILFLGFGIGSARFNFTGFSGHSAMSATLWPVMLWLISGRWSAKWRIAAIGVGYLIPLMVGFSRLVIHAHSKSEVATGLLLGFTLSTAFLISQRRTSLKGFSWPQVGAALLVPFVLMSHGRVATTQQFLERFSASLAGLEKPYTRADLFRQ; translated from the coding sequence ATGCACTGGAAGACTTTGACCTATTTTGGCGACAGCATGCTGTTGATTCCGACAGCGGTGATTATTGCGCTGATTTTGCCGTGGAAGAGTGACAATCGTCTTACGGTCTTTTACTGGATTGTGGCTTTTGGCCTGGCTGGCCTGACCGTCAGCCTCTCGAAAATTCTGTTTCTGGGATTTGGCATTGGCAGCGCCCGGTTTAATTTCACCGGTTTCAGCGGTCACAGCGCCATGTCCGCGACGCTATGGCCGGTCATGTTATGGCTGATCTCCGGGCGCTGGTCAGCAAAATGGCGTATCGCGGCGATTGGCGTCGGTTACCTGATCCCACTGATGGTCGGTTTCTCACGCCTGGTGATCCACGCCCACTCTAAAAGTGAGGTCGCTACCGGTCTGCTGCTGGGCTTTACGCTGAGCACCGCGTTTCTGATTTCGCAGCGCCGCACCTCATTAAAAGGCTTCAGCTGGCCGCAGGTGGGTGCCGCGCTGTTAGTGCCGTTTGTATTGATGAGTCACGGTCGCGTCGCAACGACGCAGCAGTTTCTGGAGCGCTTCTCTGCCAGCCTCGCGGGCCTGGAGAAACCTTATACCCGCGCCGATCTTTTCCGCCAGTAA
- the udk gene encoding uridine kinase → MTDKSHQCVIVGIAGASASGKSLIASTLYREIRDQVGDEHIGVIPEDAYYKDQSHLTMEERVKTNYDHPSAMDHDLLLQHLQAVKAGQDIELPVYSYVEHTRTQQTHHLKAKKVIILEGILLLTDARLRQELNFSIFVDTPLDICLMRRMKRDVNERGRSMDSVMSQYQKTVRPMFLQFIEPSKQYADIIVPRGGKNRIAIDILKAKINQFFE, encoded by the coding sequence ATGACTGACAAGTCTCATCAGTGCGTGATTGTAGGCATTGCCGGCGCTTCCGCATCCGGTAAAAGTTTAATTGCCAGCACGCTCTATCGTGAAATCCGTGATCAGGTAGGTGACGAGCACATCGGGGTGATCCCGGAAGATGCTTATTACAAAGATCAAAGTCACCTCACCATGGAAGAGAGGGTTAAAACCAATTATGACCATCCGAGTGCGATGGATCATGATTTGCTGTTGCAGCATCTGCAGGCGGTGAAAGCCGGCCAGGATATTGAGCTGCCGGTTTACAGCTATGTTGAACACACCCGCACCCAGCAGACGCATCACCTGAAGGCCAAAAAGGTCATTATTCTTGAAGGCATTCTGCTGTTGACTGACGCCCGTTTGCGCCAGGAACTCAACTTCTCTATCTTCGTGGACACGCCGCTCGACATCTGTCTGATGCGCCGCATGAAACGTGACGTCAACGAGCGTGGCCGTTCAATGGATTCGGTAATGAGTCAGTATCAGAAGACCGTGCGTCCGATGTTCCTGCAGTTTATCGAGCCATCAAAACAGTACGCCGATATTATTGTGCCGCGCGGCGGAAAAAACCGTATCGCCATCGATATCCTCAAGGCGAAAATCAACCAGTTTTTTGAATAA
- the dcd gene encoding dCTP deaminase, translated as MRLCDRDIEAWLDTGKLAIEPRPPVERINGATVDVRLGNQFRTFSGHTAAFIDLSGPKQEVSAALDRVMSDEIVLPDGEAFFLHPGELALAVTLESVTLPDDLVGWLDGRSSLARLGLMVHVTAHRIDPGWQGRIVLEFYNSGKLPLALRPGMLIGALSFEPLSGPAARPYNRREDAKYRGQQGADASRIDKD; from the coding sequence ATGAGATTATGCGATCGCGATATCGAAGCCTGGCTGGACACTGGCAAACTGGCCATTGAGCCACGCCCGCCGGTCGAGCGCATTAATGGTGCCACGGTCGATGTGCGTCTGGGTAATCAGTTCCGTACTTTCAGCGGTCATACCGCGGCTTTTATCGACCTGAGCGGCCCGAAACAGGAAGTGAGTGCGGCACTGGACCGGGTGATGAGCGATGAGATCGTGCTGCCGGATGGCGAAGCCTTTTTCCTCCATCCGGGTGAACTGGCGCTGGCGGTGACGCTGGAATCGGTGACGCTGCCCGACGATCTGGTCGGCTGGCTGGATGGCCGCTCCTCGCTGGCTCGCCTTGGGCTGATGGTTCACGTGACGGCTCACCGCATAGATCCAGGCTGGCAGGGTCGTATCGTGCTGGAGTTCTACAATTCAGGTAAACTGCCGCTGGCGCTGCGTCCCGGCATGTTAATCGGCGCGCTGAGTTTTGAACCACTTTCAGGTCCGGCTGCACGTCCCTACAACCGGCGTGAAGATGCAAAATATCGCGGTCAGCAGGGCGCTGATGCCAGCCGTATCGATAAAGACTGA